TCTTTTATTTACTAGTGTCATCAAAAGAAGAACTCGTATTAAAGAATATTCACTTACTGGAGTTTCAAAGCGAACCAAACAAGATACAGAAGCTTTAGAGCAATATTCTCTATTCGTGAAGGAGTTGTTAGAACGTGTCCAAAGCTGATAAATTTAAAAATCTCACTTCTAAATCTGAATCAAACAGTGCTAGAGATAATGCAGCACAATTAATAAATTTGGCTGCTAACCCAGCTGTTCCTACAGAATCTTCTCAAGCAAATGAAGAGTCCGTTCAAAATAAGATAGAGTCAGAGATTCCATTAGATCCTAATGACTCTTTACATGATCTTTTCAAAAAGTATGAGAAAACAGTCGAAGATAACACTGTAAGGAGTACTTTTCTAATAAGAAAGGATTTAGCTAAATGGTTGGATAAAATATCTAAGGGAAAGAAAAGAGGATTTAAAACGGCCTTTCTTACACAATTACTAGAAAAAGCTAAGAAAGAGTACGAGGAAAACAATAAATAGTTAAGTAATTAAAACGTAATTTTTGAACGCGTGCCTCTCTCGACACGTGTGGCTGCGCTAAGTTGGTGGTTAACCACATGCCGTATATTAATATTTGATTTTATATTACTTAGCTGTTTTGTAGTAAATGTTTATGCTATTTTCCTATCAACTTTGTGAGCAAATAGTTATTATCAATCTCATATGATTGTAAATTAGGCCACCAGTAATGGTGGCTTTTTGTATTTATTCGAAAAACCACTTCATGAACAACTATGTCAAATAACTACATTGACTTGGAATGCGAAGAAAAACCACCCGTAGTGGGTGGCTTCTCTTGTTTAAGCTGCTTTAGATTCGTCTTGTTCTTGTGCATCCTCTGTTGTTGGTTTTGGCATTGTTGCTGGCTCATCGCCGTCAGGCTTGGTTGGCGCTTTTTCCTTAAATAACTTTGATAGCCTGTCCAAAATACCAAACGAGTTATTGATAATGCCAAGTATTGCTGCGATGATGCTAAGTACTGCTGCGATTACGGTTAATGTCATAATTAAACACCTTCCTTTTCTTTTAATTTTTTTGATCTTTCCTTATACACGGGACACAGTAGGATTATTCACTCGTTATGTTCCCTTACACACTAACAATCGGAATACCCTATCAAATAATTGCGATAATGTTTGTGAAAATTTTTGTTTTCCTCCTTTCTTGCAAAATAGTGCTCTCATAAATAGGGGGTTCTGGTAGAAACATTTGAATGGTTTTTTAAAAAAAGCCTGTCCAATATCTGGCAAGCCTTTTTGTCATGCTCATTTGAAATTCACCTTCAAAACTTAAAGTGATGGGAAGGACTCATTTTATGTTGTTAGTCTCTCTGAAGGGATAGATACGAACGCAGGCAAAAGGAAACCCTTTTAAAAAATGATTCTCATATATTGGAGGCATTTGGGTGACGGGTAGATAGAGTTTTTCACACTAAAACAGAACAATACGATGCAATCCATTTATCTAGCCAAATCTAAGCCAGCATGACAGATTCTTGATGAGATTGCAGGTCTGTGTGGAGTATTGGATCGAACACTGCTCAATTGGCTGAAATATCCTGTATTCGGTCGAGAACTGTAAAAGGAAATCGTTCATCTGATGCGGCTATTAAGGAATCCAACGCTCAGGTTACTAAGCTCATCCTTCAGGTATACGATATGCTTACTGATAAAGTGGAGATCGAGCAGAAGAACAGAGGGCCACGTGCACACTGTTTTTGTAATAGTTATAGCGTTAAAGAGAGGAATTGCGTATACACTGTTTTTGTAGTATTTAACGCTGTAAACGGCGAATTGTTGAACGCACTGTTTTTGTAATAATTACGGTGTTAATATGAGGAATTACGTACACACTGTTTTTGTACTATTTAACGCTGTAAAAGGGGAGTTATTAAACACACTGTTTTTGTAGTATTTAACGTTGTGAAAGGGGAATTGTTAAACGCATTGTTTTTGTAATAATTACGGTGTTAATATGAGGAATTACGTACACACTGTTTTTGTACTATTTAACGCTGTAAAAGGGGAATTGTTAAACGCATTGTTTTTGTAATAATTACGGTGTTAATATGAGGAATTACGTACACACTGTTTTTGTACTATTTAACGCTGTAAAAGGGGAGTTATTAAACGCATTGTTTTTGTAATAATTACGGTGTTAATATGAGGAATTACGTACACACTGTTTTTGTACTATTTAACGCTGTAAAAGGGGAGTTATTAAACGCACTGTTTTTGTAATAGTTATGGCGTTAAGGAGAGGAATATCATACACACTGTTTTTGTAATAATTACGGTGTTAATATGAGGAATTACGTACACACTGTTTTTGTACTATTTAACGCTGTAAAAGGGGAATTGTTAAACGCACTGTTTTTGTAATAATTACGGTGTTAATATGAGGAATTACATACACACTGTTTCTGTACTATTTAACGCTGTAAAAGGGGAATTGTTAAACGCACTGTTTTTGTAATAATTACGGTGTTAATATGAGGAATTACGTATACACTGTTTTTGTAGTATTTAACGCTGTAAACGGCGAATTGTTGAACGCACTGTTTTTGTAATAATTACGGTGTTAATATGAGGAATTACGTACACACTGTTTTTGTACTATTTAACGCTGTAAAAGGGGAGTTATTAAACACACTGTTTTTGTAATAATTACGGTGTTAATATGAGGAATTACGTACACACTGTTTTTGTACTATTTAACGCTGTAAAAGGGGAATTGTTAAACGCACTGTTTTTGTAATAGTTATGGCGTTAAAGGAAAGGAATATCATACACACTGTTTTTGTAGTATTTAAAGCGTAAATTAGCGACCTTCATATACACTTTTTAGAGGACATAAAAATATGCATCCCGGTTAATCAACAAACGGAATGCATATCTCTCCAAAATTAATACCTAGTTCGTTTGGATACGTTTTTTATTCCTGTATTCTCTCTTATTTTTGTCATTAGTGCTTCTTCATACTGCTTAAATATCTTATTAGCATCTTCATATGTCATTTCAATCTTTTCTTGAACATAATCAATAAAAAACCCTTTAACAACTCCTTTAGATACAACCTCAGTAGATCTCATAAATGCTTTGAGAGTTTCTTCAATAGCAGCATCTATTAGTTTTTCAATCTGCTTTGAATCAGTAGCTTTTGCTTTCTTTGATGCTTTAATTTTCTTTGAATCAGTGGTCTTTTCTTTCTTTGATGCTTTAGTTTCCTTTTTAGAAGCCGATAATCTCATTCTTATCTCAGGTGTTAAGAAAATAATATTATCTCTCTCATCATACACTTCCTTTAATACCTTACTTACCTGGTCTATTCCATAAGGTTCCCAACTCTTAATTGTAACCACGTCCATATCAAAACCATATTCTCTGCAAAGATCAGTAACATGGTCTATGAATGTTGGGAGCTGAGAAGCTGATTGTTGAGATGGATCTGATTTGCTTTTTGGACTATTATTTGCTGATTTCCTTCTCGTACTAGTTGGTCTATTCTCTTGATGGTTTGGAAAAATTTTAAATACCAGTTTATTGACCTTTCTCCCAGCCTTTTCTTCTGTAAATTCAAATGAAATATCCGTTTTTTTAGCCAATTCTTTTTGTGCAGGAATAATGACTCGATTTTTAAAATTTGCATATACTGGATATATATCTTCTACACCGAGCACTTTTCTTATAGTAGCTAAATCAAAAGAACGGGTACCAATTGTCTCATATTGTTTTAATAACTCATACAATCTTATTGAATATGCGCTCTTTAAAGTCACGATATTACTCAACCGGTAACTCGTAAATTCTCTTTTTAATTGTAAAAGGTACGGCTTTAAAAAAGAATTGAATTTTAAAGAGACGGTTCCATCCCTATAAGATGCTTCCATAAGCCAATTTGTTTGAATAAGTGTATCATTGATAAAAATTTCAAAAGGCTTACTTAACAGGTTTAAAGTAATCTTTCTAAGGTCAGAATACAAGTATTCACCTTTAACATTAATAAGTTTAGCAAACTCCTTTATTGAAAACGTGTAAGGCTTGAAATCATCATCGCTTGGCTGAATTTTACTAGCCAATAAGAGAATTACTTTTTGTTCCTGGGCCCCAAGCTTATAATTAGCTTCAATAAATCTATTCGATTTCGTAACCAAATCATTAGTATGTACATCGGACATAATTAATTACCTCTTAGACTATTAGACATCTACATCATTATCCACTTCATAGGTAAAGATTACAACTTTTTTTTTTGTAATAGATAAAAGAATTGGGTATCAACACTTAATTTGCAATATTTAGCACTGTTTTTGTAATAGATTTCACTGAAAAAGTAATTTTAATCACTGTATTTGTAATATTATCCACTGTTTTTGTAATAGATTTCACTGTTTTTGTAATAATGATAGCTTATAAACCCTTGGTACCACTGGCTTCTGCCCGTCCTAAAACAATAAATCATTTAAATCAAAAAAACAAAATAAAACAATTAAAATAATAATAGCAGTAAATTCTATTTCCTTAATTAAAATAATAGTATTCAAGTAATAAAAGAGTACTCATTATGATTGAACAAATATTTAATTGTTAAACAAATTTACAACATTAGGTTTATATCTTTGAAATAACAATTCTTTTGGGTATAATGACATAAAGTTTAGAAGGGAATTTATTATTTAGTTCTATTTTCACTGAAATATGCAAGTATATAGTCCTAACAAAAGGAGAAACAGAGATGGAAGAACTGCATGATACTTATACAATGAGTGACCCAAAATCAACGTGTGATAATCTAAAATTTTTAGTTGAAGTCCAAGATGAGCACCAAGAAGCCAAATTATTAATTCAAGAATTAGTAATTGCGTGGCAGCGCCATAGAAAAAAGGCAGTAACCTAAATATAGAAAATGCAATTACTTATTGTTCATTCAATATTGCACTTTATTTTATATATGATTACTCTTATAGTAATTAGGGAAGACCCTCTATTTTAATTTAGAGGGTCTATTTTCTTATCTCGATCTCTTTTTGCACGATATACGTCAGCCATTAGATCAATTTTTTCCATAAAATCCTTACGATACTCACTAGGTAAACTTTCTAAAATATATTTAAGTTTTTCAACATCATAATATAGATTATCTTCAAGCGTTCCCGCATAGACTAGTAGGTCCTCTAATGGATGATTTAAACCCAATGCAATTTTCTTTAGCGTATCTAATTTTGGATTATCTCGAAG
This portion of the Brevibacillus laterosporus genome encodes:
- a CDS encoding RepB family plasmid replication initiator protein, which produces MSDVHTNDLVTKSNRFIEANYKLGAQEQKVILLLASKIQPSDDDFKPYTFSIKEFAKLINVKGEYLYSDLRKITLNLLSKPFEIFINDTLIQTNWLMEASYRDGTVSLKFNSFLKPYLLQLKREFTSYRLSNIVTLKSAYSIRLYELLKQYETIGTRSFDLATIRKVLGVEDIYPVYANFKNRVIIPAQKELAKKTDISFEFTEEKAGRKVNKLVFKIFPNHQENRPTSTRRKSANNSPKSKSDPSQQSASQLPTFIDHVTDLCREYGFDMDVVTIKSWEPYGIDQVSKVLKEVYDERDNIIFLTPEIRMRLSASKKETKASKKEKTTDSKKIKASKKAKATDSKQIEKLIDAAIEETLKAFMRSTEVVSKGVVKGFFIDYVQEKIEMTYEDANKIFKQYEEALMTKIRENTGIKNVSKRTRY
- a CDS encoding XRE family transcriptional regulator, with the translated sequence MKIGEYIKSIRESKGMGLRELARRSGISSSHLSNVESGLRDNPKLDTLKKIALGLNHPLEDLLVYAGTLEDNLYYDVEKLKYILESLPSEYRKDFMEKIDLMADVYRAKRDRDKKIDPLN